ATGCTGCAGCAGCTTCCGCTCCGCCTCGACGAGCCGTTGATTGACGCGTTCGATCTCCAGGTTGCGGCGCTGCAGCAGCGCGTGCTTCTGCTTCAGCTCCCGCTGGTATCGATGCATGCGAACGAAATTTTCGACCTTCCAGCGCAGGACGTCCGGATCGAACGGCTTGAATACGTAGTCGATCGAGCCCGTCAAATATCCTTGTTTCACATTGGACTTAGATTTATACGTCGCGGTGATGAAGATAATCGGCACCTCGCGGAGTTCCTTCCGCTCCCGCATCAGCATCGCCGTTTCGTACCCGTCCATGCCCGGCATATGCACGTCCATCAAGACGAGGGCCAGCCGGCTCAAGTCCGAATGCAGCACGTGCCGCAGCGCGTCCTCGCCCGACGTTTTGCCGACCAGGCAATACTCGGACGAATCGAGCGCGGCTTTCAGCGCCAATAAATTTTCCGGTCGATCGTCGACCATCAAGATGTCAACCCGGTCGTTCGCGGGGGCGATGCCTTCGTAGTCGTATATCCCTCGTTCGTTCATGCGATTCGTCCCTCAGATCCCTTCCGTAATCGCTCGTTCCTCATACAGCCTTATATAATCGGTGGGCCGCGTCCAGCTCCTCCCAATCGGTTCGTTGGAGCACCGCTTCCCTCATGCCCAGCGCCAGCGTGCCGCCCGGCGTCATGCTTTCGCGGAACAGCCGCAGCGCGCGGGCTTGCAGCTGCGCATTGAAATAAATCAAGACGTTCCGACACAAGATCAAGTGAAATTCGTTAAACGAATGATCCGTCGCCAAGTTATGTCTCGCGAAGACGATATGCTTCCGCAGCGACGGATCGAAGCAAGCGTCGTCTCCGTCCACGGCGTAATATTCGGAGAACGGCTGGCGGCCTTCCGCGCGCAAGTAATTGCTCGTATATTGCTTCATCCGGCCGACCGGATACGAGCCGAGGCGCGCCCGTTCGAGCAGCTCCTCGTTCATGTCGGTCGCATAGATCGTGCCGCGTCCTTCGAGGCCTTCCTCCCGCAGCATGATGGCCATCGAATACGCTTCTTCCCCCGTGGCGCAGCCCGCATGCCAGATTCGGAAGCTCGGCAGCCTCGCGAGCTGCGGCAGGACGCGGCGGCGCAGCTCGCGGAACACGTCCGGATCGCGGAACATCTCCGTCACGGGGATGCTGAAATCCTGGAGCAACCGATCCATCGCGTCCGCATCGCGCAGCACGAGCGACTGCAGCGCCGAGACCGTCCCGAGCCGCTCCGCTTCCATGCGATGCCTCGCCCGCCTCCGGATGGAGCCGAGCGCGTATTGGCGGAAGTCGTAGCCGTACACTCGATAGATGCCCTCGAGCAGCAGCTCGACCTCCACTTTCTCCACCGCGTCGACCGCCGATCCGGGGGTAGCGGCCCCGTCCCGGGCGATCATGCCGTCTCTCCGCCCGAGCCGTCCATCCATACGCGCAGCAGGGATAACAGCTTGTCCAGCTTGACGGGCTTGCTCAGGTAATCGTTCGCGCCGGCTTCGAGACACAGCTCGCGGTCTTGCTTCATCGCCTTCGCCGTCAGCGCGATGACGGGCAGCTTCTCGAATCGGGCGTCGGCGCGAATCGCCCGCGTCGCCTCGTAGCCGTCGATGCCCGGCATCATCATATCCATCAGCACGAGGTCGATGTCCGGTTCCTCGTTCAGCTTGGCCAGCGCGGCGCCGCCGTCTTCGGCGAACGTCACGCGATACCGCTGCTCCAACAGCGCTGCGGAGAGCGCATAGACGTTCCGGATATCGTCGTCGACGAGCAAAATCTTGCCGCGGCAGTTCTCGGCCCCGTCTTCCTCGACGGTCCCCGACGGGACGCGCGGCTCCGCCGAAGCCGTCGCGGCGGCGGCTTCCCGCCGCGCCGCCCGGTCCAGCCGCTTCATCGGGATCGTCGCCGTGAACGCGCTTCCGCTTCCTTCGACGCTCTCCAGACGGATCGCGCCTCCGAGAATCGTCGCCAGCTCCTTCGAGATCGACAGCCCGAGGCCCGTGCCGCCGTATTTGCGCGTCGTCTTGCCGTCCGCCTGCCGGAACGCTTCGAAGATGAGACCGTGCTTGTCGGCCGGAATGCCGATCCCCGTATCGCGCACTTGGAACGAGACGTTCACGGTCTTGG
The nucleotide sequence above comes from Paenibacillus antri. Encoded proteins:
- a CDS encoding CheR family methyltransferase; translation: MIARDGAATPGSAVDAVEKVEVELLLEGIYRVYGYDFRQYALGSIRRRARHRMEAERLGTVSALQSLVLRDADAMDRLLQDFSIPVTEMFRDPDVFRELRRRVLPQLARLPSFRIWHAGCATGEEAYSMAIMLREEGLEGRGTIYATDMNEELLERARLGSYPVGRMKQYTSNYLRAEGRQPFSEYYAVDGDDACFDPSLRKHIVFARHNLATDHSFNEFHLILCRNVLIYFNAQLQARALRLFRESMTPGGTLALGMREAVLQRTDWEELDAAHRLYKAV